The following proteins are co-located in the Dehalococcoides mccartyi 195 genome:
- a CDS encoding amino acid ABC transporter ATP-binding protein: MNKKQTAAEQPIIKIENVQKHFGRVKALRGVSLDIKRGEVVVIIGPSGSGKSTLLRCINRLEEYDSGKITVDGIPLDSTENINHVRREVGMVFQSFNLFSHLKVIDNITLAQCQVRKRTKEEAAEIAADLLKKVGIPDKAHAFPVQLSGGQQQRVAIARALAMNPQIMLFDEPTSALDPEMIKEVLDVMTTLAKEGMTMVVVSHEMGFARAAADRVIFMDEGLIVESAAPDEFFTNPKHERTKLFLSKILHNS, translated from the coding sequence ATGAATAAAAAACAGACCGCAGCCGAACAACCTATTATCAAGATTGAAAACGTCCAGAAGCATTTTGGACGGGTAAAGGCCCTGCGCGGGGTCAGCCTTGATATCAAACGGGGCGAAGTAGTGGTGATTATCGGCCCTTCGGGTTCGGGTAAATCTACCCTGCTCAGATGCATAAACCGGCTGGAAGAATATGACTCCGGCAAAATAACCGTAGACGGCATCCCCCTGGACAGCACCGAAAATATCAATCATGTCCGCCGTGAGGTAGGCATGGTTTTCCAGTCATTCAACCTCTTTTCCCACCTGAAGGTCATTGATAATATCACCCTTGCCCAGTGCCAGGTGCGCAAACGCACTAAAGAGGAAGCGGCCGAGATTGCGGCAGATTTGCTTAAAAAAGTGGGCATACCGGACAAGGCCCATGCCTTCCCCGTTCAGCTTTCAGGCGGCCAGCAGCAGCGGGTCGCCATAGCCAGAGCCTTAGCCATGAACCCCCAGATAATGCTCTTTGACGAGCCTACTTCCGCCCTTGACCCGGAGATGATAAAAGAAGTCCTGGACGTGATGACCACTCTGGCCAAAGAGGGTATGACTATGGTGGTGGTATCTCACGAAATGGGCTTTGCCAGAGCGGCGGCTGACAGGGTGATTTTTATGGACGAAGGCCTGATAGTGGAGAGTGCCGCACCGGACGAATTTTTCACCAACCCCAAGCACGAAAGAACCAAGCTCTTCCTGTCTAAAATCCTGCACAACTCCTAG
- a CDS encoding diacylglycerol/lipid kinase family protein, with amino-acid sequence MVAKVIVNPVAGAKSTEQKWPHISRLMCDMGFSYDFQYTESQGHAIEIARDAALNGYPYLVAVGGDGTINEVVNGILTASHDQKTLMGVVDTGTGNDFVRSLGLDGNYLHSCQHLLSPKHTLVDAGLVTFQKDGRQVSRFFVNGAGVGFDAEVAATTEHMPKALGGTIPFVMALAKTLLGYRNKTVDIGLDEDNYTRRVLSVIVANGSYFGGGMKVAPSALITDSRFDVITLGDVNKLEILQTFPKIYKGTHITHPKVKTEHARFVSISSEEGLYLQADGELLGKTPATFEVLPQALTMVF; translated from the coding sequence TTGGTAGCAAAAGTAATAGTTAACCCGGTGGCGGGGGCAAAGTCCACTGAACAAAAATGGCCGCATATCAGCAGGCTTATGTGTGATATGGGCTTTTCTTATGATTTTCAGTACACCGAAAGCCAGGGGCACGCTATTGAGATTGCCCGTGATGCCGCCTTAAACGGTTATCCTTATCTGGTAGCGGTGGGCGGTGACGGCACTATTAACGAAGTAGTTAACGGTATTCTGACCGCCAGCCATGACCAAAAAACCCTGATGGGGGTGGTGGATACCGGCACCGGCAATGATTTTGTGCGTTCGCTGGGCCTTGACGGTAATTATCTCCATTCCTGCCAGCATTTGCTCAGCCCCAAGCACACTTTGGTGGATGCCGGTCTGGTAACGTTTCAAAAAGACGGCCGTCAGGTCAGCCGCTTCTTTGTAAACGGAGCAGGGGTGGGCTTTGATGCCGAGGTGGCAGCTACGACCGAACATATGCCTAAAGCTCTGGGCGGCACTATCCCCTTTGTCATGGCTCTGGCAAAAACCCTGCTTGGATACCGTAATAAAACTGTAGATATAGGGCTGGATGAAGATAACTATACCCGGCGTGTTTTAAGCGTGATTGTAGCCAACGGCAGTTATTTCGGCGGCGGCATGAAGGTAGCCCCGTCCGCCCTTATTACTGACAGCCGGTTTGATGTTATCACTCTGGGTGACGTAAACAAGCTGGAAATCCTGCAAACCTTCCCCAAAATCTACAAGGGTACTCATATTACCCATCCCAAGGTAAAAACCGAACACGCCCGTTTTGTGAGTATTAGTTCTGAAGAGGGGCTGTATCTTCAGGCAGATGGGGAGCTTTTAGGTAAAACCCCGGCAACCTTTGAGGTCTTGCCTCAGGCACTTACCATGGTTTTCTAG
- a CDS encoding deoxycytidylate deaminase: MSRPNADEYFLKIAAVVAERSTCVRHHVGAVAVKDKHILSTGYNGAPAGLTDCLELGCLRNQNGIPSGTRHEICRAVHAEQNVIIQAALHGTSLEGATVYATHTPCVLCAKMLTNARIKRYVSYGKYADDSFIDMFKQAGIEVVIKDRPPGIVEYLD; this comes from the coding sequence ATGAGCCGCCCGAATGCAGACGAATATTTCCTTAAGATAGCGGCGGTGGTTGCCGAACGTTCTACCTGTGTCCGCCATCATGTCGGGGCGGTAGCCGTAAAGGATAAACATATTCTCTCCACCGGTTACAACGGGGCACCGGCCGGTCTGACAGACTGTCTGGAACTGGGCTGCCTGCGTAATCAGAACGGCATACCATCGGGTACCCGCCATGAGATTTGCCGGGCAGTCCATGCCGAACAAAATGTTATTATCCAGGCGGCTTTGCATGGCACCAGTCTGGAAGGGGCAACAGTATATGCCACCCATACCCCCTGTGTGCTGTGTGCCAAAATGCTGACCAATGCCCGTATCAAACGCTACGTCAGCTACGGCAAATACGCAGATGATTCATTTATAGATATGTTCAAACAGGCGGGGATAGAGGTAGTTATAAAAGACCGCCCCCCCGGCATAGTAGAATATCTGGACTAA
- a CDS encoding amino acid ABC transporter permease, protein MAEDKLKQSEKMNLIPGAEPSSRMDPWWWLVAGVFVLTGGLMLFQPDPFLDIFKYVWVGIGITVLVAVVSYFLMLILGMFGALGRLSKNTILRGLATFYVEIVRGIPLLVQLIWWYFAFPVIIQSIGQGLNFGPMMNYQANPIVMAIWGMTFCYGAYMSEIYRAGIQSIPKGQMEAARSLGMSHTQAMRYVILPQALRVVLPPMGNEFIALLKDTSLVSTVAVADMVRLGREFTATNFNPIEVWTMIGLLYLILTLLSSRLINYIEKKTAFSR, encoded by the coding sequence ATGGCAGAAGACAAGCTTAAACAATCTGAAAAAATGAATTTGATACCGGGGGCTGAACCGTCCAGCCGGATGGACCCCTGGTGGTGGCTGGTAGCCGGTGTTTTTGTCCTGACCGGCGGCCTTATGCTGTTTCAGCCTGACCCTTTTCTGGATATTTTCAAATACGTATGGGTAGGTATCGGCATAACGGTCCTGGTGGCTGTTGTATCTTATTTCCTGATGCTTATCCTGGGCATGTTCGGCGCTTTAGGGCGTTTATCCAAAAACACCATTTTGCGCGGACTGGCTACATTTTATGTTGAAATAGTACGCGGCATTCCTTTGCTGGTGCAGCTAATCTGGTGGTATTTCGCCTTCCCGGTCATAATTCAAAGCATAGGGCAAGGCCTGAATTTCGGGCCGATGATGAATTATCAGGCAAACCCCATTGTGATGGCTATCTGGGGTATGACCTTCTGCTACGGGGCATACATGAGCGAAATTTACCGGGCGGGTATCCAGAGCATACCCAAAGGGCAAATGGAAGCGGCCCGCAGCCTTGGTATGAGCCATACCCAGGCCATGAGGTATGTGATACTGCCGCAGGCACTCAGGGTGGTTCTGCCCCCTATGGGCAATGAATTTATCGCCCTGCTCAAGGATACTTCTTTGGTATCCACTGTAGCCGTAGCTGACATGGTAAGGCTGGGGCGTGAATTTACCGCAACCAATTTCAATCCTATTGAAGTCTGGACTATGATTGGCCTGCTCTACCTGATACTGACACTCCTGTCCAGCCGTCTGATAAACTACATAGAAAAGAAAACTGCGTTTTCAAGATAA
- a CDS encoding CCA tRNA nucleotidyltransferase has translation MNTEKLRSFLKNRLPPEINRLILAAAELAASQEASLYLVGGLVRDCLLDKTPKDADLVITANAIRFGQDLLQGTSYKTTLHHRFGNLSADINGFKLDITTARSEVYPAPGKLPEVGAGDIKADLFRRDFKINAMAISLSQQNSGCLVDPYDGLTDLKQGKLSVLHPKSFQDDPSRIWRALRYSERLGFDISAETLALLKRDMQLIPLIGADRLRYEIECVLEEAKPENIFLKAEETGVLRYSLPGVKADGWLVGKFAEARKIYGTCIPRVIYYCLLSARLNKLQAENLVTGLNPGKYITGCLGDYRYLAENLPELEKTGLRPSHLYKILVKCRKEARQSFYIASDNPLVRQNISLFEEELSNIKPHLKGADLIALGFTPGPAIQTILRELLFLKLDGQLTSRADEIDYVKRRQADDQS, from the coding sequence ATGAACACTGAAAAACTGAGAAGTTTTTTAAAAAACCGCCTGCCGCCGGAAATAAACCGGCTTATCCTGGCGGCAGCTGAACTGGCCGCCAGCCAAGAGGCATCTCTTTATCTGGTGGGCGGGCTGGTACGGGACTGCCTGCTGGACAAAACCCCCAAAGATGCAGACCTGGTAATTACCGCAAACGCTATCCGGTTCGGACAAGACCTGCTTCAGGGCACTTCATACAAAACCACCCTGCACCACCGCTTCGGTAACCTTTCGGCAGATATAAACGGCTTCAAACTGGATATTACTACCGCCCGAAGCGAAGTTTACCCCGCTCCCGGCAAACTGCCGGAAGTAGGCGCAGGCGATATCAAGGCAGATTTGTTTCGCCGGGATTTCAAAATAAACGCCATGGCCATAAGCCTTAGCCAACAGAATTCCGGCTGCCTTGTAGACCCCTATGACGGGCTTACAGACCTGAAACAGGGTAAACTTAGCGTACTCCATCCGAAGAGCTTCCAGGATGACCCCAGCCGCATCTGGCGGGCTTTGCGTTACTCGGAGCGGCTCGGTTTTGATATTTCGGCTGAGACTCTTGCCCTGCTTAAGCGTGATATGCAGCTAATTCCGCTGATAGGTGCTGACAGATTGCGTTATGAGATAGAATGTGTTTTGGAAGAAGCCAAACCTGAAAATATCTTCCTGAAAGCAGAGGAAACAGGCGTCCTCAGATACAGCCTGCCGGGTGTAAAGGCTGATGGCTGGCTGGTGGGAAAATTTGCCGAAGCCAGAAAAATATACGGCACATGTATACCCAGGGTAATATATTACTGCCTGCTCTCTGCCCGTCTGAATAAACTTCAGGCAGAAAACCTGGTAACCGGGCTTAACCCCGGTAAATATATTACCGGCTGTCTGGGTGATTACCGGTATCTGGCTGAAAATCTACCCGAACTGGAAAAAACCGGCCTTAGACCCAGCCATTTGTACAAGATACTGGTAAAGTGCCGGAAAGAAGCCCGGCAGAGTTTTTATATAGCGTCAGACAACCCTCTGGTCAGGCAAAATATCTCACTTTTTGAGGAAGAACTTTCAAATATAAAGCCGCATTTAAAAGGAGCAGACCTGATTGCCCTCGGATTTACACCCGGCCCGGCTATCCAAACTATACTAAGAGAACTGCTCTTTTTGAAGCTTGACGGCCAGCTAACCAGCCGGGCAGATGAAATAGATTATGTAAAACGGAGACAAGCAGATGACCAGTCATGA
- a CDS encoding basic amino acid ABC transporter substrate-binding protein has protein sequence MKRLSTILMSLILSGALLFSGCQSSTDDTDDNDDSTAKIQVTVVTDATWPPFEYVNEQTHAIEGFDIDLMKAIAEKGNLEVTFQNVAWDALLAGLATGQYKVAISSITINAERAEKWLFSDPYFNAGQMVCVQKNNTTILSHNDLTGKKVAAQTGTTGFIEAQKIEGATVKSYDEIGLAFQDLMNGQIDAVICDTPVAIDYVNANPDKIKKVGTAFTDEFYGISVAKGQTEILARINQGLAAVIADGTFDQLVAKWNLNP, from the coding sequence ATGAAGCGCTTAAGTACTATCCTTATGTCCCTTATCCTGTCGGGCGCATTGCTGTTTTCAGGCTGCCAAAGCTCCACTGACGACACCGATGACAATGATGACAGCACTGCCAAAATACAGGTTACGGTAGTAACCGATGCCACCTGGCCGCCTTTTGAGTATGTTAATGAACAAACTCACGCCATAGAAGGTTTTGACATAGACCTGATGAAAGCCATTGCCGAAAAGGGCAACCTGGAAGTTACTTTCCAGAATGTGGCTTGGGATGCTCTGCTGGCAGGTCTGGCTACCGGCCAGTACAAAGTAGCCATTTCTTCAATTACCATAAACGCCGAACGGGCTGAAAAATGGCTCTTTTCAGACCCCTATTTCAACGCCGGCCAGATGGTCTGTGTACAGAAAAACAATACCACTATCCTGAGCCATAACGACCTCACCGGTAAAAAGGTTGCAGCCCAGACCGGAACCACCGGGTTTATAGAAGCCCAGAAAATAGAGGGTGCCACCGTTAAATCGTACGATGAAATCGGCCTGGCTTTCCAGGACCTTATGAACGGCCAGATTGACGCCGTTATCTGTGATACCCCCGTTGCCATAGATTATGTAAATGCCAACCCTGACAAAATCAAAAAAGTGGGCACGGCTTTCACTGACGAATTTTACGGAATCTCGGTAGCCAAAGGCCAAACAGAAATACTGGCCAGAATTAACCAGGGTCTGGCAGCCGTCATAGCTGACGGCACCTTTGACCAACTGGTAGCTAAGTGGAACTTAAATCCCTAA
- a CDS encoding DegV family protein → MAIKIVTDSTADIPPQLAESLGITIVPLYVRFGEKALKDGVEITQDQFFEKLQTSTVHPNTSQPSPQDFIDVYQKLAQDCDGIVSVHISSKLSGTYDSAVQAKKLLGNDAPPIEVIDSRSVSMGLGLLGLLAAEEASSGKSLNEVADTVRSAVDKVQMMGFFDTLKYLALGGRIGKSKALLGALLSVKPVLVVGEGELLPAGQVRSRSKGMDKLAEFTAGVKNLAALSVVYTTTPDEAVALADRLAEFFPRKQIIISRLGAALGVHAGPGTLFVATRSK, encoded by the coding sequence ATGGCAATCAAGATTGTAACAGACAGCACAGCAGATATACCTCCCCAACTGGCAGAATCTCTGGGAATAACCATAGTCCCCCTGTATGTACGCTTCGGAGAAAAAGCCCTGAAAGACGGGGTGGAAATAACCCAGGACCAGTTTTTTGAAAAACTCCAGACCTCAACAGTTCACCCCAATACTTCACAACCCTCACCCCAGGACTTTATAGATGTATACCAGAAACTGGCACAGGACTGTGATGGAATTGTCTCGGTACATATCTCTTCCAAACTTTCCGGCACATATGACTCCGCTGTCCAGGCCAAAAAACTGCTGGGCAATGATGCCCCACCTATAGAAGTTATAGATTCCCGCTCGGTCTCCATGGGGCTGGGACTGCTGGGTCTGCTGGCAGCAGAAGAAGCTTCTTCCGGCAAAAGCCTGAACGAAGTAGCCGATACCGTACGCAGCGCCGTAGACAAAGTCCAGATGATGGGCTTTTTTGATACTCTCAAATACCTGGCTCTGGGCGGGCGTATAGGCAAATCCAAAGCCCTGCTGGGGGCGCTCCTTTCGGTAAAGCCGGTGCTGGTTGTGGGTGAAGGCGAGCTTTTGCCTGCCGGACAGGTACGCAGCCGGAGTAAAGGTATGGACAAACTGGCTGAATTTACGGCCGGGGTAAAAAATCTGGCCGCCCTGTCAGTGGTTTATACTACTACCCCGGATGAAGCCGTTGCCTTGGCAGACCGTCTGGCAGAGTTTTTCCCGCGTAAACAGATAATAATATCCAGACTGGGAGCGGCCTTAGGTGTACACGCCGGTCCGGGTACCCTCTTTGTGGCTACCCGTTCAAAATAA
- a CDS encoding rubrerythrin family protein has translation MSSSENLSAAFAGESQANRKYLFFADKAEKEGFAHVARLFRAAAEAETVHARNHLNALKGVGDTAANLSAAVEGESYEFTSMYPPFIKEAEAEGNSAALLSFNHANKVEKIHHGLFEKALEEVKSGVKAPDQVYYVCQVCGNTVLGEAPARCPICGAPASSFKAV, from the coding sequence ATGTCCAGTTCCGAAAATCTGTCGGCTGCTTTTGCCGGTGAAAGCCAGGCCAACCGTAAATATCTGTTTTTTGCTGATAAAGCTGAGAAAGAGGGTTTTGCTCACGTAGCCCGTTTATTCAGGGCTGCAGCCGAGGCAGAAACTGTCCATGCCCGAAACCACCTTAATGCTCTGAAAGGGGTGGGTGATACTGCGGCTAATCTCTCAGCGGCGGTTGAGGGTGAGAGTTATGAATTTACCAGTATGTATCCGCCTTTTATCAAAGAAGCTGAGGCCGAAGGAAATTCAGCAGCCTTGCTTAGTTTTAACCACGCCAACAAGGTAGAGAAAATTCATCACGGGCTTTTTGAAAAAGCACTGGAAGAAGTAAAGTCCGGTGTCAAAGCCCCGGACCAGGTATACTATGTATGTCAGGTTTGCGGTAATACCGTGCTGGGTGAGGCTCCTGCCCGCTGTCCCATCTGCGGGGCACCCGCCTCCAGTTTCAAGGCTGTCTAG
- a CDS encoding zinc-ribbon domain containing protein: MAQDKTLVCRDCGNEFIFTAGEQEFYASRGLKNEPKRCPACRSARRSENRGEGGERRTYEVVCAACGVQTTVPFEPTEGRPVYCKDCYAKTKESE, from the coding sequence ATGGCACAGGACAAAACTTTGGTCTGTCGTGATTGCGGCAATGAGTTCATTTTTACCGCCGGTGAGCAGGAGTTTTATGCTTCCCGCGGCCTGAAAAATGAACCCAAACGCTGTCCCGCATGTCGTTCCGCCCGCCGCTCTGAAAACAGGGGTGAAGGTGGTGAAAGAAGGACATATGAAGTAGTGTGTGCCGCGTGTGGCGTTCAGACAACCGTTCCTTTTGAGCCTACTGAGGGCCGCCCGGTTTATTGCAAAGACTGTTACGCTAAAACAAAAGAAAGCGAATAG
- a CDS encoding deoxyuridine 5'-triphosphate nucleotidohydrolase — MTALAREEILRLIKSAKPLLENYPDLENQLQPNGFDLSLKQVRTLEGEGVLPTDNARRKLPSNNPLEFDCNNQIKLMPGIYSVVYNEVVNIPKDVMALATPRSSLLRSGCTVNTAVWDAGYSGRSESLLVVYNPAGLILERNTRLIQLVFFKLNAETGGYCGIYQNENKS, encoded by the coding sequence ATGACGGCCTTAGCCAGAGAAGAAATACTCCGTCTTATAAAGTCAGCCAAACCCCTGCTGGAAAATTACCCTGATTTGGAAAACCAGCTGCAGCCGAACGGATTTGACCTGAGCCTGAAACAGGTACGCACTCTGGAAGGCGAAGGCGTTTTGCCCACAGACAATGCCCGCCGTAAACTGCCCTCAAATAATCCCCTTGAATTTGACTGCAATAACCAGATAAAGCTGATGCCCGGCATCTACTCTGTGGTATACAACGAAGTAGTAAACATTCCCAAAGACGTGATGGCCCTGGCTACTCCCCGCTCATCACTTTTGCGCAGCGGCTGCACCGTCAATACAGCGGTATGGGATGCCGGTTATTCCGGCCGGAGTGAGTCTTTGCTGGTGGTCTATAATCCAGCCGGGCTGATACTGGAACGGAATACCCGCCTGATTCAGCTGGTATTTTTCAAGCTGAATGCCGAAACCGGCGGCTACTGCGGCATTTATCAGAACGAAAATAAAAGCTAG
- a CDS encoding ABC transporter permease has protein sequence MNWPTYRAFYMWLRNYDVFIRLFWSIAPGFIIEPVVLLVALGFGFGSFIGDINGQPYMEFIIPGVIASYAMTSATFECTYNVFFRMDFRKTYDSILATPMNISDVVTGEVLWGATRSIITACIILLVAALFGVIHSPLALLAPVFAVLEGIMFASMGVFFASIVPSVYSFNYYFTLFIGPMTFFSGAFFPVSSFPETVQVISNIVPLTPAVSLIRGAVSGDFAGVNVVISLLAVIGVSAAFYIATLFSMKRRVME, from the coding sequence ATGAACTGGCCTACCTACCGCGCCTTTTATATGTGGCTTCGGAACTACGATGTTTTTATCCGTTTGTTCTGGTCTATAGCTCCGGGGTTTATTATTGAGCCGGTAGTGCTGCTGGTGGCTTTGGGGTTTGGCTTCGGGTCATTTATAGGGGATATAAACGGCCAGCCGTATATGGAGTTTATAATACCGGGTGTTATTGCCAGCTACGCCATGACCAGCGCTACCTTTGAATGTACCTATAACGTCTTTTTCCGTATGGACTTCCGAAAAACCTATGACTCCATACTGGCTACCCCTATGAATATAAGTGACGTGGTAACCGGGGAGGTTTTATGGGGAGCTACCCGCTCCATCATAACAGCCTGCATTATCCTGCTGGTGGCGGCCCTGTTCGGTGTCATCCATTCGCCGCTGGCTCTGCTGGCGCCTGTTTTTGCGGTGCTGGAAGGTATCATGTTTGCCAGTATGGGTGTTTTCTTTGCTTCTATAGTCCCCTCTGTTTACAGTTTTAATTATTATTTTACCCTGTTTATCGGCCCGATGACTTTTTTCAGCGGGGCTTTTTTCCCGGTCTCCAGCTTTCCGGAGACGGTTCAGGTTATTTCAAATATTGTGCCTCTTACCCCGGCGGTCAGCCTTATACGGGGGGCGGTCAGTGGTGACTTTGCGGGGGTAAATGTGGTAATCTCGTTGCTGGCGGTTATCGGGGTGTCAGCCGCCTTTTATATAGCTACCCTGTTCAGCATGAAACGCCGGGTTATGGAATAA
- a CDS encoding AAA family ATPase has product MKVIALVGMPGAGKTEASRMFSKNGFIRIRFGDITDEKLRELGLPLNEENERKVRESLRKQYGMEAYAVLNLSRIDENLKKDNVVVDGLYSWEEYKFLKSYYKDKLIVLAISSSPATRYSRLCERADRPLNYENAVSRDYSEIENINKAGPIVMADITLLNELDLKDMEKQVKKLSLELRADV; this is encoded by the coding sequence ATGAAGGTAATTGCCCTGGTGGGCATGCCGGGGGCGGGTAAGACCGAGGCCTCGCGTATGTTCAGTAAAAACGGTTTTATACGGATACGTTTCGGAGACATTACTGATGAGAAACTTCGGGAGCTTGGGCTGCCCCTGAACGAGGAAAATGAACGCAAGGTGCGGGAATCGCTCCGTAAGCAGTACGGCATGGAGGCTTATGCGGTGCTGAACCTTAGCCGTATTGATGAAAACCTGAAGAAAGACAACGTGGTGGTAGACGGGCTGTATTCGTGGGAAGAGTACAAGTTTTTAAAGAGCTACTATAAAGACAAGCTGATAGTCCTTGCCATTTCTTCTTCACCCGCCACCCGGTATTCCCGTTTGTGCGAAAGGGCAGACCGCCCTTTGAATTATGAAAATGCCGTTTCCCGTGATTACTCTGAAATAGAAAATATAAACAAGGCCGGGCCGATTGTCATGGCGGATATTACCCTTCTTAACGAACTGGATTTAAAAGATATGGAAAAACAGGTAAAGAAGCTTAGCTTGGAACTGCGGGCAGACGTATGA
- a CDS encoding ABC transporter ATP-binding protein, with translation MSTPAIKVSNLVKRYKDCTALDGLNLEIEQGECFGLLGPNGAGKTTLVRILTSLTPSDSGKVEVMGLDLADHLRQIKAMFGVIPQLDNLDSELSVTENLVTFARFFDIKAADARRRASEILHLFKLEQKANSEVKALSGGMRRRLLLARGLMNNPGIIILDEPSVGLDPQSKYLVWQKLKELKAGGITQLLTTQNMDEAAVLCDRIAIMHQGRVLDMDTPKGLVDNHVGHCLMEIEVRPGEHEAITAECMRRRLDFEDSGLIIQVFRCGEDSLLDELKALGWNVWQRIGTLEDVFLRLTGKGLVE, from the coding sequence ATGAGTACTCCTGCTATCAAAGTTTCCAATCTGGTTAAAAGGTACAAAGACTGCACTGCTCTGGACGGGCTGAACCTGGAGATAGAGCAGGGAGAGTGCTTTGGCCTTTTAGGGCCGAACGGAGCGGGTAAAACCACTCTGGTACGCATACTGACTTCACTTACTCCCTCAGATTCGGGTAAAGTGGAGGTGATGGGGCTTGACCTGGCAGACCACCTGAGGCAGATAAAGGCCATGTTCGGGGTAATACCCCAGCTGGACAATCTGGATTCTGAGCTTTCGGTAACTGAAAATCTGGTTACCTTCGCCCGTTTCTTTGATATAAAAGCAGCTGATGCCCGCCGAAGAGCCTCTGAGATACTGCATCTTTTTAAATTGGAACAAAAGGCTAATTCCGAGGTGAAGGCCCTTTCGGGCGGTATGCGGCGGCGTTTGCTGCTGGCCAGGGGGCTTATGAATAACCCCGGCATTATTATTCTGGACGAACCTTCGGTTGGTCTTGACCCCCAGTCCAAATATCTGGTCTGGCAGAAGCTGAAGGAATTAAAAGCCGGCGGAATAACCCAGCTCCTTACCACCCAGAATATGGATGAAGCGGCGGTGCTGTGTGACCGGATAGCCATAATGCATCAGGGCAGAGTGCTGGACATGGATACCCCCAAGGGGCTGGTGGACAATCATGTAGGTCACTGCCTTATGGAGATAGAAGTCCGCCCGGGTGAACATGAGGCCATCACAGCTGAGTGTATGCGGCGGAGGCTGGATTTTGAAGATTCCGGCCTTATTATCCAGGTGTTCCGCTGCGGCGAGGATAGCCTGCTTGATGAACTTAAGGCCCTTGGCTGGAATGTATGGCAGCGGATAGGCACACTGGAAGACGTATTTTTGCGTCTGACCGGGAAGGGGCTGGTGGAATGA
- a CDS encoding potassium channel family protein — MTSHDTMKKVHDLLTFGFESQPRKFISWFIISLICLNVLAVILGSVDTIARDYHTLLHSFEIFSVTVFSLEYILRVWSCTVEPKYSHPFTGRIRFALSPLVLMDLLAILPFYLPFLIRVDLRFLRTLRLLRLFRLSHLKRFNETSHMILNVLRERREALIISFSIILLLVIITSSLMYFVENPAQPEVFKNIPDAMWWSVMTMTTVGYGDIYPITALGKFLGSVIAVLGLAVFALPTAILSAGLLEEFRRKKELNEHICPVCGQEIPKH; from the coding sequence ATGACCAGTCATGATACTATGAAAAAGGTGCACGACCTGCTGACCTTTGGCTTTGAAAGCCAGCCCCGCAAGTTTATCAGCTGGTTTATCATCAGCCTTATCTGTTTAAATGTGCTGGCGGTTATACTCGGTTCGGTAGATACCATTGCACGTGATTATCATACCCTGCTTCATAGTTTTGAAATATTTTCAGTGACAGTATTCAGCCTGGAATATATTTTGCGGGTGTGGAGCTGTACCGTTGAGCCGAAGTATTCGCACCCTTTTACCGGACGGATACGCTTTGCCTTATCCCCGCTGGTGCTGATGGATTTACTGGCTATCCTGCCCTTCTACCTGCCGTTCCTTATACGCGTAGACCTGCGTTTCTTGAGAACCCTGCGGCTCCTGCGGTTATTCCGCTTAAGCCATCTGAAGCGCTTCAACGAAACCTCCCACATGATTCTAAACGTACTCCGCGAACGCAGAGAAGCCCTGATAATATCTTTTTCCATTATTTTGCTGCTGGTTATTATTACTTCCAGCCTGATGTACTTCGTGGAAAACCCGGCTCAGCCGGAAGTGTTTAAAAATATACCTGATGCCATGTGGTGGTCTGTTATGACCATGACTACGGTAGGTTACGGTGATATTTACCCCATCACCGCACTGGGGAAATTTCTGGGGAGTGTTATCGCTGTACTGGGGCTGGCTGTCTTCGCTTTGCCGACCGCCATTTTATCCGCTGGGCTGCTGGAAGAATTCCGCAGGAAAAAGGAACTGAACGAACACATCTGCCCCGTCTGCGGGCAGGAAATACCAAAACACTAA